TCTCAGGAGATTTCGGCGCGCAGGATGGTGAAGGTGCGCGTGATCTCGAAGCCGGTCTTCACGTAGAGGTTCGAGGCCGCCGAGCCCTCGTCCGCCCACAGGAACCACGCGGCGTGCGCCTGGGTCGCGGCCATGCGCTCCAGGGTGAGGTGCAGCAGCAACCTGCCGAGGCCCGTGCCGCGGCTCTCGGGGAGCACCCCGAACGGACCGAAGCGGTCGATCACGTTCTCGTAGGTGCCGTGCATGGCCCACCCGATCACGCGCCCCTCGGGGTTGCGGGCGACCATGATGCGCTCCAGCGGCAATCCGGAGACGATCCCCTCCCGGATGGCGCGCGCCCAGTCGGAGTTGAACTCACGCCCGGCCAGTTCGATCAGCGGCACGATGTCCTCGTCGCGCAGGGTGCCGAGGTACCAGCCCTCGGCGCGCAGTTCCGCGGCACGCACCCGCTCGCTCTCCGGCAGACGGTAGCCGCGCAGCGACATCTCCATCGAGCTCGGGCGTTCGATGGTCTCGAAGCCCAGCGAGGAGAGCAGCGCGGCAGCCTCCGGATACCGGTCGGCGTCGAGCCCGGGCAGCACGTAGTTCGGCGTGTAGCTGGAGAAGACGACCTCCGCGGCGCCCTGGGCGCGCAGCCATTCGATCCCGCGCGTGAGCAGCGCCCGGCCGAGTCCGCGACCCCGCGCATCGGGCGTGACGAAGAAGAAGGGGATCCAGCCGCGGCCGCGCTCGAGGTCGTCCCCGTCGTGAGCAACGCGCCGGCGCACGACGTAGACGGCACCGACGACCTCGCCGGCACGGTCGGCGACGAACAGGCCCGCCGGGTCGAAGTTGCGATCGAGCAGGATGAGGTCCCGGAACCGGGTCTCGGTGATCGGGTCCTGCGGGGCCGCCGCCGTCCAGGCTGCGGCGATGCGTGCACCATCGCCGGGCTGGAACGTCCGCAACTGCACCGTCGCGTCCATCATCCGGTTCCTCCTCGACTTCGAGAGCCGCCTGTCGGCGGCACTGAGTTTCATTATGCAGTCTTCTTGTGGAGCATTGTTACACATGACGGCACAGCGATGTGCGCGATGCCGCGGGGCGGACTCAGACGCCCCGCGCGCCCCGGGTGACCTCGCGGGTCCGACGCAACGCGTCCACGGTGTAGTGGTAGCGGCGCTGCGCGATCCCGGCGAACAGGCAGTCGACCAGCGCGAGCTGCGCGATCCGGCTCACCATGGCGCCCGCCCGGAACGTCGTCTCCCGCGCCCGCGTGTAGAGCACCTCATCCGCGGCGTTCGCGATGGCGGAGCCGGGCACCCCGGTGAGAGCCACCGTGAACGCTCCGTTCTCCGCGGCGATCCGCAGGAACTCCAGGGTGTCCTTGGTCTCCCCCAGGTGCGAGATCCCCATCGCCACCACGCCGCTCACCGGCAGCGCCGCCGCCGCCCAGGCCTCGTGCGGGTCGGACAGCGCGAATGCGTCCCGCCCGATGCGGAAGAGCTTGTGCTGCAGATCCTCGGCGACGAACTGGCTGGCCCCGACCCCGTAGAGCAGGATGCGACTGGCGTTCTCGAACCTGCCCACCACCCGCTCGAGCACCTCGAAGTCGAGGGAGCCGATCGTCTCGTCGATCGCCATGAGCTCGAGGGAGGAGATCTTCCGCGCGATCTCCTGCAGCGAGTCCCCGGGAGAGACGTCCGCGCCGTACGCGGCGGGCATCCCGAACTGCGCGGATTCCTTGCCGAGTTCGGTGGCCAGCGCCACGCGCAGCTGGGCGTAGCCGGCCATCCCGATGGCCTGGCAGAAGCGCACGACGGAGGCGACCGAGGTGCCGCACTCTGCAGCCAGATCGTTGATCGTGCTCTCCAGGACGATCGTCGGACGCTCCCGGATCGTCTCCGCGATGCGCCGCAAGGAGGGCGACAACGACCCGACGGCCGCTTCGATGGTCGACTGAATGCTCATTCGCGCTCCCGGCGTCATCTGATCACTCGTCCCAGTATGGTCTCGCCGATGCACGTCGCCCACTCCACCCATCCGTAGATGAAACTATGTTTCGACCAGATTACCGGATGCGTATACTTCTTTCAGTTCGTGCAAAAGGAGAACCATGAGCACAGAGGACGCCATCGTCTGCGTCGACCTCGGCAAGACGCGGTGCCGCGTCACCGCCTGGGGCCCGGACGGACGCCGCTCCGACGCGGACGGACCGGGCCTGCCCGGGCTCGCCGTGCCCGGCGCTCCCGAGCGCACCGCCGAGGCCCTGCGCAGCCTCGTCGCCGGGCTCTCCCCGGCCGTCGTGCCGACATCTTTCGGCATCGGTGCCGCAGGCGCGCTGTCCGCCCCTGACGGGGCCGCCGACCTCGCGAACCGGCTCGCGCGGGCGTTCGACGCCCCGGTCGCCGTGGCATCGGACATCGTGACCGCGCACGTGGGTGCCTTCGACGGATCCGCCGGAGTGTGTCTGGTCGCGGGTACGGGAGCCGTCGCCCTGGCGGTCGCCCCCGACGGCCGTACCTCCCGGCGCGACGGCCGCGGGCTGCTCGCCGGCGACGTCGGCTCCGGCGCCTGGATCGGCCGCGCCGGGTTCCGCGCCGCCGAGATGGCCGCCGCCGGTGCCGCCGCCCCCACCGCCCTGAGCGGACTCATCGACACCGGCGACGCCGCCGTCGCCCGCCTCACCGCCGCTCCGTCCGACGCCGCGTTCCTCGCGCGACATGCCCCCGCCGTGCTCGCCGCGGCCGAGGCCGGCGACGCGACGGCCCAGCGTATCGTCGACGAGGCCGTCGAGGAGCTCGCCGCCACCGCCCTGGCGGCGGCACTGCCCACCGGCCAGCGCACCGTCAGCATCCTGGGCGGTCTGAGCGGATCGGACTGGTTCCGCCACCGCCTCACCGCCGCCCTCGCGGCCCGTGACCTGACCACCCGTGCCCCCGCCGGCACCGCCCTCGATGGCGCGCGCATCATCGCGACGCTCCGCGACCTACCTCTGGAGGGGTTCATCCACCGTGCCTGATTCTTCCCACACGACTCGGATGAACGAGTTGATCGACGAGCTCGCCGCGCTCACCACCGAAGCCGCCCGCGACTCCGTCGACCTCGACACGCTCGACACCCTGGAGCTGGTCACCCTGATGAACCAGGGCGACCAAAGCGTCCCCGTCGCGGTCGCGCAGCACGCGGCGGTCATCGCCCGCGCGGTCGATGCCATCGTCGAGAGGTTCCGCCGGGGCGGTCGGCTCATCTATCTCGGCGCCGGGACGGCGGGACGGATCGGCGTGCTCGACGCCTCCGAGTGCCCGCCCACGTTCGGCACCCCGCCCGAGATGGTCCGTGGCCTCATCGCCGGCGGCCCCACGGCGCTCCTCACCGCCGTGGAGAACGCGGAGGACGACGACACCGCCGCGGCCGCGGAACTCACCGAACTCGGCCTCACCGATGCCGACGTGGTCGTGGGCATCTCCGCTTCCGGCCGGACCCCTTATGTCGTGGGTGGCCTCCGTCACGCCCGGGGGTGCGGCGCGCTCACGATCGCCGTCGCCCAGAACACCGATTCCGCGATCGGGCGGATCGCCGACATCCCGATCGAGGTCGTCGTCGGTCCTGAGTTCGTCGCCGGCTCCACGCGCCTGAAGTCCGGCACCGCGCAGAAGCTCATCCTCAACATGCTGAGCACGCTCGCCATGGTGCGCCTCGGGAAGACCTACCGCGGCATCATGGTGGACCTCGTCGCCACGAACGAGAAGCTCCGCGCCCGCTCCGTGCGCACCGTCATGACCGTGACCGGCGTGCCGGCCGACGAGTCCGAGTCCGCGTTGGACGCCGCCGGAGGCCATGTGAAGGAGGCGATCCTCGCCGTCCTGACCGGGGTCGCCCCGGCCGAGGCCGGTCGCCGCCTCGAGGAGGCCGGAGGTCTCCTCCGCGTGGCCGTGGAGCGCGCCCCGTCCGCGTGAACGAGCGCCCGTGAACACCCTCATCCACTCGGTCCGGGTGGTCTCCGCCCTCCCCGCCGGCCCCGCGATCGATCTGGCGGACGGATGGGTCCACCTCGCCGGCGGGCGTGTGCGCGCGGTCGGCACCGGCGACGCCTGGCGGCACGCCCGCGATGACGACACCCGCGTCGTCGACGGCACCGCCGAGGCCGGCCCCGGCGCGACGCTCACCCCGGGACTCGTGGACATCCACAATCACGGCGGTGCCGGCTGCTCGTTCGACGACGGTCTCGATGCCGTCGCGGCGGCCGCAGCCGCGCACCGTGCGGACGGGACGACCCGGCTGGTGGCCTCGCTCGTCAGCGCGCCGGTGGCGCTCCTGCGCGACCAGCTGGCGACCATCGCGCTCGCCTGCCGACGGCTCCCCGGGATCCTCGGCGCACATCTGGAGGGTCCGTTCCTCAGCCCGCTGCACGCCGGCGCCCACGCCCCGGAGGCCCTCGTCCGGCCGACCCCGGAGCTGATCGATCCGCTTCTGGAGACGGGGGTGGTCCGCCAGATGACGATCGCGCCGGAGCTCGATGGCGCGCAGGCGGCGATCGCGCGGATCGTCGCGCACGGCACGGTCGTGGCGATCGGCCATACGCACAGCGACGCCGCGACCGCACGGGCGGCGATCGACGCGGGTGCGACGCTCGTCACGCATGCCTTCAACGCCATGCTTCCGCTGCACCACCGCGCGCCCGGGGTCGTGGGGGTCGCGCTCGCGGATCCCCGGGTGATGCTCGAAGCCATCCCCGACGGAGTGCACCTGCACGACGACGTCCTGGGGCTGCTGCTGCGCGCCGCGCCCGATCGGGTGGCGCTCGTCACGGACGCCATGGCCGCGGCCACCTGCGGCGACGGCGCCTACCGTCTGGGCGGGCAGGAGGTGGAGGTGCGCGAGGGCGTCGCGCGCCTGCGGGGATCCGATACGATCGCCGGTTCCACACTCACCCTCGCCGCCGGCATCCGGCACGCGGCCGCCACGGGCATCCCCCTGCCCCAGGTCGTCGCGGCGGCGACGCTCCTCCCGGCACGGGCGTTGCGTGCGCGGTCGATGGGTGCCTTCGCTCCGGGGTACATCGCCGACGCCGTGCTCTGGGACGGATCGCTGAACGTGCGGGAGGTCTGGCAGGACGGGCGTTCCGGTGGCGGGATACATCCGCGTCGGCGCGCCCGCGATGTGTGATATTCCTCGACTCGCCGCGTCGGAGCCGAGACGGCGGATCAGTCCCGGGGCAGGCGCACACTCCCGGTCTGCGGGTGCTCGGTCGGCATCCGGTCCCGGTCGTAGGTGATGTCGGTGAACCCGTGCGGGGTGGGCCGGCCGTCCTCGTCCACGCTGACGAAGACGATCCGTTCGATCGTCAGGATGCGCTTGCGGGTGATCATGTTGCGCACGACCGCGCGCATCGTGAGGGAGGTGCGCCCGAAGTGCGTCGCGGTCAGGCCCATCTCGATCAGGTCGCCCTGCAGCGCAGACGCCTCGAAGTTGATCTCGGAGATGAGCTTGGTCACGCAGCGGTAGTTGCCGAGCTGGAGGATGGCGTAGATCGCCGCCTCCTCGTCGATCCACTTGAGCAGGCTGCCGCCGAACAACGTCCCGTTCGCGTTCAGATCCTCGGGACGCACCCACTTGCGGGTGTGGAAGTTGATGCCCTCTTCGGACCAGTGCCAGCTGTTCGTCACGACGTCGAGCCTACGCCTGCCTCCGCGAGCGCCTCCGGGTCGGAGATGACGAGCGTAACGATGTCGACGTCCGGCACGTAGGTCTCGGTGAGCGTCGGAGAGGCGCGGGCGAACCGGGTGCGCAGATCCGCCCGGGACGGCTCGGGACTGTCGCTCGGCTCGACCATCACGATCCGCGCCGGACCGATCGCCCCCACTTCGGCGCCGGGCGCGGCCGCGTCGCGGCAGGCGGTGAGCAGGGCGAGGTGCGCGTCCTGCACGTAGTCCTCCCCGAAGGACTCCCGCATGAGCGACAGCTCGGGCAGGGACACGGTGCGCCAGTTCACGCTCTCCCCCGCCTCGAGCAGAGCCCGAGCGCGCTCCTCCAGCTGGGTGCGCACCGCGTCGTGCTGCATCCGCCACGCCGGCCGCGGGTCCTGCGCCGCACGGAGCACGCCGTAGGCGATGAAGATGACGGTGACGACGCCGACGATCGTCGTCGGCCCCGTGGAGAAGTACTCGCGGTAGAGCTCACCCTCCATGCCCCCGACGCCGGCCGCGACGAGCCGTCCGCCGCAGAACACGGCGTACACCGACGTGAGCAGCGTGATGGTGGCCATGCCCCGGCGCGCACTCGCCGGCGGGGTCCGCGCCTGGTACGCGACCGCTACGCAGTACACGAGCATCACGCCGATCTTCACCGCGGAGGAGACCGACTCCGGCACCAGCAGCGTGAGCACGAACATCGCCACCCCGCTGGACACCGCGACCCAGGCGCGCCACTCGAACCGGCCGTTGAGCGAACTCAGCGCCACCCAGAGGCAGGCCGGTCCCCACAGCATCAGGGCGTCACCGATCGCGACGATCCAGCGGTCCCCCTGGAACGCCCAGATGAGGTAGACGAGACTCGACCCGAATGAGGCGAACGCCGACAGGCTCGCATACCGCAGGAACGGGCCCGGCCGCATCGTGAACAGACTCGACCAGAGCAGCGCCGACAGCACCACCACGACGGCGAGCACGGACACGATCACGAGAGTCAACGCGGTCGCCGTCGAGTCCACCGCCGATCACCGCTTCCCGTTCACTGCCACCGAGGTGCACGACGTTCGCGTGGAGCCCTCCCCTCTATGGTCCCCCATCGGGGAGGGCCGGCACGCCACCGGTCACTTCTTGCGCAACAGCAGCCGGAACACGCCGACCACCGCGAGCGCCGCGGCACCGGCCACGGCGATGGTCTTCAGCGGATTGGCCCGGTAGGAGTCCCGCGCCGAGCCGATCGCCCCGGTCGCGGCGCCGTAGGCGACATCCGCCGCCTGCTGCACGGCGTCCGCCCCCTGACCGGCCAGGTCCCTCGCGGCCTTGGCGATCTGCGGAGCGCGGTCCTCGAGCGTGCTCCCCACGACGGCGTCGACGGCCTTCTCGGCCTTCTCCGCGCCGGTCTTCACCGCGTCCCTGGCCCGCTTCGCCGCCGCTTCGGCCTTGTCCGCTCCGGCGTCCACGCCCTTCCCGGCCCGGTCCGCGCCGGCCTCGGCAGCACCCGCGGCAGCACCGGCGGTCTCCTGGACCTTGTCCGCGGTCTGCTCGATCCCTTCCTTCGCCGCATCCGAGCCGCGATCGACGGTCTCGTGCGCATTGGTCGCGGCGTCCTCGGCGGTCCCGGCCGCGTCCTTCGCCGCATCCGAGCCGCGATCGACGGTCTCGTGCGCGCTCGTCGCTGCCTCCTCGGCGGTCCCATCCGCGTCCTTCGCCGCGTCTGCGCCGCGATCGTCGGTCTCGTGCGCGCTGGCCGCGGCCTCCTCGACCTTCTCGTGCAGGTTCTCGGCGACGACGGGCTGCTGCTGGTCGTTCTGGTTGTCGCTCATAGTGGTGCTCCTTCCGACGAGGTACGGGCGACGCCGGCGCCGCCCTCATTCCACCTGATCACCCGCGACGCTCGGCAGGCTCCCCCTTGCGGCTCGACGCGAGGGTGTGCTTCGACGGGGGGAAGGCCCCAGAGCGACACGCCAGGTTTCGGGGTTTCCCCTCCTGCATCCGCACAGCGAGGTGTGATCTAATCCAGGTGGACGTCCGCTCCCCGCGAAGGCCCGGGCGTCCGCCTTACCCGAGCTGAGACCAGGATTCCCCGGCCGATCGCTCACTGTGCCCCTCTCCTCTAGGCCGGAGGGGGGCACAGTCTCTCAGTTCAGCCCTGGCCGGCGGCGGCGTTCCCCGAAGGATCGATCACGTCCGCACTCGCGTCCTGCTCGTCCTCGATGAGGGGGTCCCGGCGTCGGTACAACCGCGTGGGACGGATGCTGGGGATCGGTATCGGTTTGCTCACCGGGTGAGCCCATTCGGGGCGAGTCATAGGGGCACGCTCCCGAACCGGCGGATGAACTCCGCCACCGCCGCATCCTCGAACTCGTCGGCTTCGTCCAGCAGTTCCTCGTCGTCGTGCAGGTCCTGCGTGGATCGTCCGTCGGGAATGATCACGTCGTCCATGGCCTCGCCCTTCGTACCCTCGGCTGAAGCGGGGGGTCTTCATTAACCGGGGACACCACCCAGGTTAGGTCGGCGGGACCGCTTGTCAATGGGACTTGAAAACGGCGCGGAAAAGTCCTACCACCCGGCCGCTCAGGCGGTGCGGACGCCGGTGCGCCAGACGGCCTGCGGCACGAGGTCCGCGGTCCAGAGCACGACGTCGGCGGGGTCGCCCGTGCCGAGCCGGCCGAGGTCCGGGCGACCGATCGCCGTAGCCGGGACGGCCGTCGCCGCGGCGACCGCCGTGGCCAGGGGCACGCCGTAACCGACGACGTTGCGGACGGCCTGGTCGAGGGTCAGGGTCGAGCCGGCGAGCACCTCCGTCCCGCGCAGCCGCGCCACGCCGTCGCGCACCTCGACGTCCGCCGCGCCGAGCGCGTACGTCCCGTCCGGGGCGGCCGCGGCGGCCATCGCATCGCTCACCAACGCCACCCTGCCGGGGGCCGCCCGCAACAGCATCGTCACCACGACCGGATCGAGATGGTGCCCGTCGGCGATGACCTCCAGAGTCATCCGGTCGTCGGCGAGCGCGACGCCCACCGGCCCCGGGGCGCGGTGGTGGAGGGGCGGCATGGCGTTGAAGGCATGGGTGAGCAGCGTCGCTCCCGCCTCTATCGCCCGGCGCGTCATCCCGGCATCCGCGTCAGTGTGGCCGACGGCGGCGACCGCCCCCGCCTGCACGATGCGCCGCACCGCGGCCAGCCCTCCCTCGAGTTCCGGGGCGAGCGTCATCTGGCGGACGACGCCGGTGCCCAGCAGCCGGTCCAGGGCCTCCGGCGTGGGCGACTGCAGCGCAGCGGGGTCGTGCGCCCCGCAGTGCGCGGTGTCGAGGAACGGCCCCTCCAGGTGCACGCCGAGGATGCCCGGCCGCTCGGGCATGAGCGCCCCGATCCGGTCGGCCTGCGCCACGAGCCGGGCGATCGGGGCGCTCACCAGGGAGAGGACGACACGGGTGACGCCGTGGCGGGCGTGCGCGGCGAGCACCGCGTCGACATCCTCCGCGTCGCCCGCGGCATCGTGGCCTCCGCCGCCGTGGGTGTGGATGTCGACGAGGCCCGGGGTGAGCACCGCCCCGGCACCGGCCGCCTCCCGCGCGTCGATGACCTCGTCGCCGGGTGCGACCAGGTCCCGCCACCCGGCCCCGTTCCCGCTCGCCTGCACCGACCCGCCGCGCAGGAGCAGCCAGGCGTCCGGCTCGTCGCGCAGCGATCCGTCGGGACCGGCGGTGACCAGGCGCGCGGAGTGGATCAGCACCCCCGTGCCGGCCTCCTCGGCACGGGCGGTCACTGCCCCACCTGGTGCCGATGCGCATAGGTGTAGCGGTAGTAGTCCGCCAGCTGCAGGCGGGACGCCGCCGCCTCGTCGATGAGCACCGAGACGCGGGGATGGTGCTGCAGGATGGTGGCCGGCCACAGCGCCGACACGGCGCCCTCGACGAGGTGGTGGACGGCCTGCGCCTTGCCGGCGCCGGTGGCGACGAGCACGATGTGCCGGGCCTCCATGATCGTGCCGAGGCCCTGGGTGAGGCAGTGCCGCGGCACCGACTCGAGGTCGCCGTCGAAGAATCGGGCGTTGTCCCGCCGGGTCTGTTCGGTGAGCGTCTTCACGCGCGTGCGGGAGGACAGCGACGACCCCGGCTCGTTGAAGGCGATGTGCCCGTCCGTGCCGATCCCGAGGATCTGGAGGTCCACGCCGCCGGCGTCCCGGATCGCCGCCTCGTACGCGGCGCACGCGGCGGCGAGGTCGGCCGCGGTCCCGTCCGGCCCCTGCACGGCATCCGCGGGCAGGTCCACGCGCGAGACGAAGTCCGCGTCGATCACGGTGCGGTAGGCGGCGGGATGACCCGCCGGCAGGCCCACGTACTCGTCGAGGGTGAACGCCCGCGCCCGCGCGAGCGACAGCGTCCCGGCGTCGACGCGGCGAGCGACGCTGTCGTAGATCCGGAGCGGGCTGGACCCGGTCGCGAGCCCCAGCACCGCATCCGGTACGCGTGCCACGAGCGCCGCGATGTCGTCGGCGACCAACTCGCCGATCCGCTCCTCCTCGGTGATGATGACTTCCATCAGCCCTGTCTACCGTTCCGGCGCCCGTTTGGGTACGGCGACGACCGCCGCCAACAGCATCCCGATGCACGTCCCCGCGGTGTTCGCGAGCACGTCGGTGACGCTCGCGGTTCGCGCAGCGAGCAGATCCCCCTGGATCGTCTCGATCGCCACGGTCGCCAGGATGCCGATGGGCAGCACCAGGTACCGTCTCCGCTCGAGCAGGATGCTGAGCAGCCACCCGAGCGGGATGAAGAAGACGACGTTCGCGGCGAACTCGACGCGGCCGTAGGTCGCCCAGGGCAGCAGGTCCTCCACGCGGTCGAGCAGCCCCGATGCACCGCGGTCCACCGGAACCGGCCAGAACACGATGAGCAGCGCCACCGCCGTGTAGCCGGCCAGCAGCATGCCCGCCCGGCGCCGTCCCCGGGCGCGTGCAGGCGTCCCCGCGTTCCCCATCCGGCAACGATAGCGAGTGATTGTGCACAGTCCGGCGGGCATGCGCAACCGCTCCGCGCCCGGCGGGGGCGAGTGCGAGACTTCCCGCACATCCCCGGACTCCAGGAGGAGCAGTCATGACCGATGAGGACGACCTCAAGACCCTGACCCAGCTGATCCGGAAGTTCCGGTTCGCGATGGTGACGACGATGGAGACGGACGGCTCGCTCGTCGCCCACCCGCTGACCGTGCAGGAGGCGGAGTTCGACGGCGACCTGTGGTTCGTCATCGGCAAGGACGCCCCCGCCGCACAGCACCTCGCGCGGAACCCGCACGCCGGCGTCTCGATGAGTTCGGACGACGCCTGGGTCTCCCTCAGCGGCACCGGGCGCATCGTCGAGGACCGCGCCAAGCTCGCGGAGCTCTGGAAGCCGGCGCTCGAGGCGTGGTTCCCGAACGGCAAGGACGACCCGAACGTCGGCCTGCTCCACTTCACCGCCGACGGCGCCGAGTTCTGGCACTCCCCCGGAAGCAGGATCGTCCACCTCGTGACACTGCTCACCCGCCGCAAGATCGAGGGCGAGAACGAGAAGCTCGACCTGTAGCCCCTGCAGGGGACAACATTCCGGACCGATCGGGCTATCAGCCTCCGCGGACGGCCTGCGCAGCCCCAAAGCACCACACATCCGGAACGTTGACCGAGGTGCGGCCGGGACGTCGTCCGCGGTGCGGCGACCGCCCGTCCGGGTCCGGACGGCTGCGGCTGCGGCTGCGGCTGCGGCTGCGGCTGCGGGGTACCCTACCCGGCGCGCCGGACAACATTCCGGGGAAAGCCCGCCTCCGCGCCGAGAACCCGGCTCCGCACGCTCGAACGTGCCGCTTGTCCGGAATGTTGACCGCAGCACAACGTTGAAGTACCGGATGCGGAGGTCCACCGCTTCCGGCAAGTCCCGCTAGGTCCGGCTCCGGGATCGGGCGCCCCCGGCCGCCACCCGCCCCCGGCCGCCACCCGCCGCCGACCCCACGCTTGCTCAGCGCGCCAGGACGTCCCAGCGGATCTCGAGCGCGCCGGACGGTGCGATGTCGGCGGGCAGCACCATCCCGGCCGACGGCCAGTAGCGGCGGTCGAGGACGACCTCGGTGCGGCGCAGTTCCGGCTCGCGCCCCGGCACCTCCGCACTCACCTCGAGGTGCGCCTCCTGGTACCGGAGGCGACCGCGGGGCTCGGTGATCGACACGATCCGCACCCGGCCGGGAACGGCGCCCGCCATGGACGACCCGGTCAGCCGGTCCAGTTGCGTCGCCGCGTCCTCCACCCAGTCCTCCACGCGAGGAAGCATATCGGCAGCGGTGCCTCCGCACCCCTGCGCATGCCGTAGCCTTGATTCCCACAAGGGGAGTACTCCCGTCTGCGGCCGGCCCGTCAATACGGATGCATCGATGCGTCCCGGGCCGTCGGTCCCGTCCGGGGCGGAGGAGACCTTGGCGCCGGTATTCGCCAACCCCTTTGGAGCACCTCCATGCAGGTCACCTTCCTCATCTGGATGATCACGATCGCGGTAACGATCGCGTTCTTCGTCTACGAGTTCTTCGCGCACGTCCGCACGCCGCACGAACCGACGATCCGCGAGTCCGCCCTGTGGTCGGGCTTCTACATCGGCCTCGCGCTGCTGTTCGGCATCGGCATCGGCGTCGTCTCGGGCTGGACGTACAGCGGCGAGTACTTCGCCGGGTACCTCACCGAGAAGGCGCTGTCTATCGACAACCTCTTCGTCTTCCTGCTGGTGATGACGGCATTCGCGGTGCCGAAGATCTATCAGCAGAAAGTGCTGATGATCGGGATCATCATCGCGCTGATCCTGCGCGGCGGGTTCATCGCCGTGGGCGCCGCGCTCATCTCGAACTTCTCCTGGATCTTCTACGTCTTCGGCGCACTCCTGCTCTTCCTCGCCTACCGGCAGGCGTTCGCCGACCACGATGCCAACCCCGCCGACAGCCGGCTGATGCGGTTCGTGCGGCGTACGCTCCCGGTCACCGAGGAGTACCACGGCGACCGCCTGACGGCCCGCGTCGACGGCAAGCGCATGGTGACGCCGATGCTGCTCACCGTCATCGCGATCGGCTTCGTCGACCTCATCTTCGCCGTCGACTCCATCCCGGCGATCTACGGTCTGACCAACGAGGCGTACATCGTCTTCACCGCCAACGCCTTCGCCCTGATGGGCCTGCGTCAGCTGTTCTTCCTCATCGGCGGTCTGCTGCAGCGCCTGGTCTACCTGCCGCAGGGCCTCGCGGTCATCCTCGGCTTCATCGGCGTGAAGCTCGTCCTGCACGCGCTGCACGTGAACGAGCTGCCTTTCGTCAACGGCGGCGAGCACGTCGAGTGGGCGCCGGAGATCCCGATCTGGTTCTCGCTGGTGTTCATCGGCGCGACGATCGCCGTGGCGACGGTGGCGAGCCTGTGGAAGACGCGCTCTGACCGCAAGCGCGACGAGGCCGCCGTCACCGAGGGCTGAACTCAGTTCAGGAGTGCTTCCACCCTGGCGAGGAGCTCGCGGGGGGAGAACGGCTTCGTGAGGTAGTCGTTCGCCCCCGCGCCCATCGCGCGCTCGACGTCCGCGGCCTGTGCGCGGGCGGTCAGCATGATGATCTTGGTCGTGCGGAACGACGTGTCCGCGCGGAGGTCTTCGCACACCTGGATGCCGGTGCGCCGCGGCATCATCCAGTCCAGGATGACGACGTCCGGGCGACGGACGTACGCGGCTTCGACGCCCGCATCGCCGTCCCCCGCCACCGACACGTCATG
The sequence above is a segment of the Microbacterium caowuchunii genome. Coding sequences within it:
- the nagA gene encoding N-acetylglucosamine-6-phosphate deacetylase yields the protein MNTLIHSVRVVSALPAGPAIDLADGWVHLAGGRVRAVGTGDAWRHARDDDTRVVDGTAEAGPGATLTPGLVDIHNHGGAGCSFDDGLDAVAAAAAAHRADGTTRLVASLVSAPVALLRDQLATIALACRRLPGILGAHLEGPFLSPLHAGAHAPEALVRPTPELIDPLLETGVVRQMTIAPELDGAQAAIARIVAHGTVVAIGHTHSDAATARAAIDAGATLVTHAFNAMLPLHHRAPGVVGVALADPRVMLEAIPDGVHLHDDVLGLLLRAAPDRVALVTDAMAAATCGDGAYRLGGQEVEVREGVARLRGSDTIAGSTLTLAAGIRHAAATGIPLPQVVAAATLLPARALRARSMGAFAPGYIADAVLWDGSLNVREVWQDGRSGGGIHPRRRARDV
- a CDS encoding BadF/BadG/BcrA/BcrD ATPase family protein; its protein translation is MSTEDAIVCVDLGKTRCRVTAWGPDGRRSDADGPGLPGLAVPGAPERTAEALRSLVAGLSPAVVPTSFGIGAAGALSAPDGAADLANRLARAFDAPVAVASDIVTAHVGAFDGSAGVCLVAGTGAVALAVAPDGRTSRRDGRGLLAGDVGSGAWIGRAGFRAAEMAAAGAAAPTALSGLIDTGDAAVARLTAAPSDAAFLARHAPAVLAAAEAGDATAQRIVDEAVEELAATALAAALPTGQRTVSILGGLSGSDWFRHRLTAALAARDLTTRAPAGTALDGARIIATLRDLPLEGFIHRA
- a CDS encoding N-acetylglucosamine-6-phosphate deacetylase, which translates into the protein MTARAEEAGTGVLIHSARLVTAGPDGSLRDEPDAWLLLRGGSVQASGNGAGWRDLVAPGDEVIDAREAAGAGAVLTPGLVDIHTHGGGGHDAAGDAEDVDAVLAAHARHGVTRVVLSLVSAPIARLVAQADRIGALMPERPGILGVHLEGPFLDTAHCGAHDPAALQSPTPEALDRLLGTGVVRQMTLAPELEGGLAAVRRIVQAGAVAAVGHTDADAGMTRRAIEAGATLLTHAFNAMPPLHHRAPGPVGVALADDRMTLEVIADGHHLDPVVVTMLLRAAPGRVALVSDAMAAAAAPDGTYALGAADVEVRDGVARLRGTEVLAGSTLTLDQAVRNVVGYGVPLATAVAAATAVPATAIGRPDLGRLGTGDPADVVLWTADLVPQAVWRTGVRTA
- a CDS encoding MurR/RpiR family transcriptional regulator, which encodes MSIQSTIEAAVGSLSPSLRRIAETIRERPTIVLESTINDLAAECGTSVASVVRFCQAIGMAGYAQLRVALATELGKESAQFGMPAAYGADVSPGDSLQEIARKISSLELMAIDETIGSLDFEVLERVVGRFENASRILLYGVGASQFVAEDLQHKLFRIGRDAFALSDPHEAWAAAALPVSGVVAMGISHLGETKDTLEFLRIAAENGAFTVALTGVPGSAIANAADEVLYTRARETTFRAGAMVSRIAQLALVDCLFAGIAQRRYHYTVDALRRTREVTRGARGV
- the murQ gene encoding N-acetylmuramic acid 6-phosphate etherase, which gives rise to MNELIDELAALTTEAARDSVDLDTLDTLELVTLMNQGDQSVPVAVAQHAAVIARAVDAIVERFRRGGRLIYLGAGTAGRIGVLDASECPPTFGTPPEMVRGLIAGGPTALLTAVENAEDDDTAAAAELTELGLTDADVVVGISASGRTPYVVGGLRHARGCGALTIAVAQNTDSAIGRIADIPIEVVVGPEFVAGSTRLKSGTAQKLILNMLSTLAMVRLGKTYRGIMVDLVATNEKLRARSVRTVMTVTGVPADESESALDAAGGHVKEAILAVLTGVAPAEAGRRLEEAGGLLRVAVERAPSA
- a CDS encoding GNAT family N-acetyltransferase, giving the protein MMDATVQLRTFQPGDGARIAAAWTAAAPQDPITETRFRDLILLDRNFDPAGLFVADRAGEVVGAVYVVRRRVAHDGDDLERGRGWIPFFFVTPDARGRGLGRALLTRGIEWLRAQGAAEVVFSSYTPNYVLPGLDADRYPEAAALLSSLGFETIERPSSMEMSLRGYRLPESERVRAAELRAEGWYLGTLRDEDIVPLIELAGREFNSDWARAIREGIVSGLPLERIMVARNPEGRVIGWAMHGTYENVIDRFGPFGVLPESRGTGLGRLLLHLTLERMAATQAHAAWFLWADEGSAASNLYVKTGFEITRTFTILRAEIS
- a CDS encoding acyl-CoA thioesterase, translating into MTNSWHWSEEGINFHTRKWVRPEDLNANGTLFGGSLLKWIDEEAAIYAILQLGNYRCVTKLISEINFEASALQGDLIEMGLTATHFGRTSLTMRAVVRNMITRKRILTIERIVFVSVDEDGRPTPHGFTDITYDRDRMPTEHPQTGSVRLPRD